A DNA window from Leishmania panamensis strain MHOM/PA/94/PSC-1 chromosome 27 sequence contains the following coding sequences:
- a CDS encoding hypothetical protein (TriTrypDB/GeneDB-style sysID: LpmP.27.0420), with translation MTDVASSHRPPSRQVSPVPRRQLGVLPVNQRSYSRVGSKGMIGDDSPLMSPLPYYPRRRSVTFAGDQSVREERPNYNVAYSASAPVSPVRQGTPPPISILKPKSSFPVIEAEDSGAAPAYHAAAATVSGVFDRKDPSRNSPVPARSRSTSRQRLAVRRKEAQLHRSFYDDSFVEEYVLHAKTELEQEEAEQRRVQEQLRAEQESAKRKERRVSEATEKINALQHAKEVLMAATVRRHPSVTPSPPRAPAEKAKRNSSLLRELQEDPDPEVQAALKELARNSVAKQQCRAHPSTYQRHRSISIVSADDLAKSGEIDDDDNNDTRKRARLEKIVSTLMAKRAQSKSKCSVMVIDWSDLDSDADRDTAATEEDGEETVVAPKRQRGRSAKSRSVALGTEATLVSSEKSVQKASAKRAALSRKRHVSAEPELGDSLLFEDESEQPILLPRRQHTRPAPTRSISYIDMEGDEDLLRDSSSVERVVRRPPRPTRAPATRQPRSRLASTLARRGAEDVSSFTGTATCRGRVLQPPALTAGEPAVAPPRRRCRSAPRADPNDPMAVFFEAAFPSPSKFDEMMMQAGGLPETRRGGGGGGRGQGRHPNLVLPSSIGRRR, from the coding sequence ATGACAGACGTAGCCTCTTCGCACCGCCCGCCGTCGCGCCAGGTCTCCCCAGTGCCGCGCCGGCAGCTTGGCGTTCTGCCTGTTAACCAGCGCTCCTACTCCCGTGTGGGCTCCAAAGGCATGATTGGCGACGATTCGCCGCTCATGTCTCCTCTGCCCTACTACCCGCGCCGTCGCAGTGTCACCTTTGCCGGTGACCAGAGTGTGAGAGAGGAACGGCCCAACTACAACGTCGCATACTCCGCTTCGGCTCCCGTCTCGCCTGTGCGTCAGGGCACCCCACCGCCGATCTCTATTCTCAAGCCGAAGTCGTCGTTTCCGGTCATAGAGGCGGaagacagcggcgctgcgccggcgtatcatgctgccgcggccaccGTGAGTGGTGTCTTCGATCGCAAAGACCCTTCGCGCAACTCTCCGGTGCCAGCGCGTAGCCGCTCCACTAGTCGTCAGCGCCTTGCGGTGCGGCGCAAggaggcacagctgcaccgcagctTCTACGATGACAGCTTTGTAGAGGAGTACGTACTACACGCCAAGACAGAgctggagcaggaggaggcagagcagcgccgagtgcaggagcagctcaGGGCTGAGCAGGAGAGCGcaaagaggaaggagcgCCGCGTCTCAGAGGCAACGGAGAAGATCAACGCTCTTCAGCACgcgaaggaggtgctgatggcggccacggtgcgccgccacccctcTGTGACGCCGTCCCCACCGCGTGCGCCTGCCGAAAAAGCTAAACGCAACTCCAGCCTCTTGCGGGAACTCCAAGAGGACCCCGACCCGGAGGTGCAAGCagcgctgaaggagctggCACGCAACTCTGtcgcgaagcagcagtgtcGCGCCCACCCTTCAACCTATCAGCGCCATCGATCAATATCCATTGTCTCCGCCGACGACCTCGCGAAGAGCGGCGAGATTGACGACGATGACAACAACGACACCCGCAAGCGTGCCCGTCTAGAGAAGATTGTGTCCACGCTGATGGCGAAGAGGGCCCAAAGCAAAAGTAAATGTAGTGTGATGGTGATCGACTGGTCCGATCTCGACTCTGACGCCGACCGTGACACCGCGGCCACTGAGGAGGACGGAGAGGAGACTGTGGTGGCCCCCAAGCGCCAACGCGGCCGCTCCGCCAAGAGTCGTAGTGTGGCGCTGGGTACCGAGGCTACACTGGTATCTTCGGAAAAGTCTGTACAGAAGGCATCCGCGAAGCGCGCAGCCTTGTCCCGCAAGCGCCACGTCAGCGCAGAGCCGGAGCTGGGCGACTCGCTTCTCTTTGAGGATGAGTCGGAACAGCCGATTTTGCTTCCTCGCCGCCAGCACACGCGGCCTGCCCCGACGCGGTCGATCTCGTACATCGATATGGAGGGCGATGAGGACTTGTTGAGGGATTCCTCCAGCGTGGAACGTGTAGTGCGGCGACCACCTCGCCCCACTCGTGCTCCAGCAACGCGGCAGCCCCGCAGCCGTCTTGCATCCACTCTCGCCCGAAGGGGTGCAGAGGACGTGTCGTCTTTCACtggcaccgccacctgccGGGGACGTGTGCTGCAGCCTCCAGCCCTGACGGCAGGGGAGCCGGCCGTCGCCCCACCTCGCCGACGCTGCAGGTCTGCCCCGCGCGCAGACCCCAACGATCCTATGGCCGTCTTCTTTGAGGCTGCCTTTCCGAGTCCCTCGAAGTTTGACGAGATGATGATGCAGGCTGGCGGTCTGCCAGAGACtcggcgtggcggcggtggcggcggccgagGACAAGGACGGCATCCCAACTTGGTGCTGCCGAGCTCCATTGGGCGCCGCCGTTGA
- a CDS encoding hypothetical protein (TriTrypDB/GeneDB-style sysID: LpmP.27.0430), producing MPFNSSCTQVLLLLPEELRDEVLCGAAEIIVERGSRNRCFLHVYSEEERRAKIEDIADRDDVVRQAHEKRLSELRWARDVLWADLRVRRFVRYADPILWPAFDSLSKVVNVVHQLIFCEDGDNTAVLKRARDVATASDILRREARLPGLHPLRETTLKGKATLYDVQRRRKRSREAWAATMPSVLLRVDEEEVDSVAWIAEVKQVAYTVSDVLQLQLATTPLTRLVELLSQPQNSLACGASVPSVSAVRRQWRGLLDKHRQWAEYHSLFADVEEACRGWGASEACVARDVHTALKSGSSVQLRTGVHASVLQRVKLYLLLSTRPRKLDSVAAAEQAAFAALCPAQSWAECVEEGLVRIVTLPPTGRTPARFDALVRQLFLSPALCDVPFAQCCTMSEACRISADLQVLHVSSAFNPFVVVHGSRVSNGFAGDASCFRSLEHDRDRLVTERTHAQLRQGLQETPSRGTTASAAGGAARHPTLLQPLQRAPSRITGDAAVAAFNRALISALAVAPLSRAEIQHSPLMREYKDAANYEAVLKVALKEHAEFKGRKYQLRD from the coding sequence ATGCCCTTCAACTCCTCCTGCACGCAggtactgctgctccttcctGAGGAGCTCCGTGACGAAGTACTGTGTGGAGCGGCGGAGATCATCGTGGAGCGTGGCAGCCGCAACCGTTGCTTCTTGCACGTCTacagtgaggaggagcgacgTGCCAAGATCGAGGACATCGCGGACCGAGATGATGTGGTGCGGCAAGCACACGAAAAGCGCTTAAGTGAGCTGCGCTGGGCGCGAGATGTGCTGTGGGCTGACTTGCGGGTTCGGCGCTTTGTACGATACGCGGACCCTATCTTATGGCCGGCGTTCGATTCTCTCAGTAAAGTAGTCAATGTAGTACATCAGCTAATTTTCTGCGAGGACGGCGACAACACCGCTGTGCTGAAAAGAGCGCGCGACGTCGCCACTGCGAGCGACATCCTTCGACGTGAGGCCAGACTGCCTGGACTGCATCCGCTCAGAGAGACGACGctgaaagggaaagcgacGTTGTACGATGTgcagcgaaggagaaagCGCAGCCGTGAGGCGTGGGCAGCGACGATGCCATCGGTGCTCTTGCGcgtcgacgaggaggaagttGACTCTGTCGCTTGGATTGCTGAGGTAAAGCAGGTAGCGTACACTGTCTcggacgtgctgcagcttcagCTTGCCACTACACCGCTGACACGACTCGTcgagctgctgtcgcagccgcagaacTCTCTGGCTTGCGGTGCTTCCGTCCCGTCCGTATCCGCAgtacggcggcagtggcgaggtCTGCTCGACAAGCATCGACAATGGGCTGAGTAtcactccctcttcgccgaTGTAGAGGAGGCTTGTCGGGGTTGGGGGGCTTCGGAGGCGTGCGTGGCGCGTGACGTGCACACCGCCTTGAAAAGCGGTTCCAGCGTCCAGCTACGCACTGGCGTTCACGCGAGTGTGCTACAGAGAGTTAAGCTTTATCTCCTGCTGAGCACTCGGCCTCGCAAGCTTGACAGtgtcgcggcggcagagcagGCGGCCTTTGCAGCTCTCTGCCCCGCCCAGTCATGGGCCgagtgtgtggaggagggatTAGTGCGCATAGTGACGCTGCCTCCCACTGGACGTACTCCGGCGAGATTTGACGCGCTTGTCCGGCAGCTTTTTCTGAGCCCTGCGCTGTGCGATGTGCCCTTTGCACAGTGCTGCACGATGAGCGAGGCGTGTAGGATCAGCGCTGACCTACAGGTGCTTCACGTGTCTTCCGCCTTCAACCCATTCGTGGTGGTGCATGGAAGCCGCGTGTCGAACGGCTTTGCCGGCGATGCGTCGTGCTTTCGCTCCCTGGAGCATGATCGTGATCGTCTCGTCACGGAGCGTACCCATGCACAGCTCCGCCAGGGCCTCCAGGAGACACCGTcgcgcggcaccaccgccagcgctgccggtggtgcCGCGCGCCATCCGACGTTgttgcagccgctgcagagggCGCCATCGAGGATAActggcgatgctgcagtAGCCGCGTTCAACCGAGCCCTCATCTCTGCGCTGGCTGTGGCTCCTCTCTCGCGGGCGGAGATACAGCACAGCCCGTTGATGCGAGAGTACAAGGACGCCGCCAATTACGAGGCTGTTCTCAAGGTGGCACTCAAGGAACACGCAGAGTTCAAGGGGCGCAAATACCAGTTGCGTGACTGA
- a CDS encoding RNA processing factor 1, putative (TriTrypDB/GeneDB-style sysID: LpmP.27.0440), which yields MGKGARSKHRTRPYAKRQHVLESKAQEVDPELLERYRNTQQPIRKSQLFTEILKQKKDTKRARRESRENERLHLKDKAPVKTTPKTKERKRRVDVTILENKEDAEIINDEADDEFAAFFRDRQNPRTLITTGEHPCFRTKQLVKELLWLVPNSIYRPRKSYTLKEITQFCCNREFTNLLVVTDRIKEPHNLIVSHLPEGPTATFRVSNFLSYAQLEDPAPRTEHYPELIFKNFDTRLGRRIARMLECLFPATRDYAGRAVATFLNQRDYIFLRTHRYIFDSLKAVRLQEMGPRFTLRLLSLQSGAFDRQFGEYEWYRKKEHDADTLEWYM from the coding sequence ATGGGCAAGGGCGCACGATCAAAGCACCGCACGCGCCCGTACGCGAAGAGGCAGCACGTGCTGGAGAGcaaggcgcaggaggtggacCCGGAGTTGCTGGAGCGTTACCGCAACACACAGCAGCCAATTCGTAAGTCGCAGCTCTTTACGGAGATCTTAAAACAGAAAAAGGATACAAAGCGAGCGCGCCGCGAGTCTCGGGAGAACGAGCGCCTCCATCTTAAAGACAAAGCGCCCGTGAAGACGACACCCAAGACGAAGGAGCGCAAGCGCAGAGTCGATGTCACCATCCTTGAGAACAAAGAGGACGCTGAGATCATCAACGACGAGGCTGACGACGAGTTCGCCGCATTTTTCCGCGACCGCCAGAACCCCAGGACCCTCATCACCACCGGCGAGCACCCGTGCTTCCGCACAAAACAGCTtgtgaaggagctgctgtGGTTAGTGCCAAACAGCATCTACCGACCGCGCAAGTCCTACACACTAAAGGAGATCACCCAGTTCTGCTGTAATCGCGAGTTCACGAACCTCCTCGTCGTGACTGATCGCATCAAGGAGCCGCACAACCTCATCGTCTCGCACCTCCCCGAGGGGCCGACGGCCACTTTTCGTGTTTCCAACTTTTTAAGCTACGCCCAGCTGGAGGACCCGGCGCCTCGGACAGAGCACTACCCGGAGCTCATCTTCAAGAACTTCGACACACGACTCGGACGCCGTATCGCCCGTATGCTGGAGTGTCTGTTCCCCGCCACCCGCGACTACGCTGGCCGCGCTGTCGCGACGTTTCTCAACCAGCGTGACTACATATTTCTCCGCACTCACCGCTACATCTTCGACAGCCTTAAGGCGGTGCGCCTGCAGGAGATGGGGCCGCGCTTCacgcttcgcctcctctctctgcaatCAGGCGCATTCGATAGGCAGTTTGGTGAGTACGAGTGGTACCGCAAGAAGGAACACGACGCAGACACCCTCGAGTGGTACATGTAG
- a CDS encoding hypothetical protein (TriTrypDB/GeneDB-style sysID: LpmP.27.0450), whose translation MPDKVLAIVEQLSQQNPFYDQEDLPDPPRPSETAIPRDRPSAEQIPFIQKQISILSYNHLPRTFFSLEKHRSLQSILFTAKEVLDEALPIRCLEATFVALHYTQTLHDIDRIPLSFKSEAKGNFYRHIVLVLRTRTAPILYGALGLSRKSTLMYKPLAYRSLFDVVMDYKHEYEVLGHDLLDIKLGIAITHNEHSRWDPCWRFIALRLDDYCDGANGRSLTRSAAYHRKSTSPGTLQSHTPKSTTRVANTSPFPSNGGQTALPLLNQGASREETFTHRLNSDAPLEMSAKTLSGSHSEAVEHGSSVQLPPLSTVGSILPTEPISNVTPSLLRSLSTTDATAETYAPLAQLLSNYMRLLPTISEQYYKGIATLDNSNRALKLCFMDLDTTESDSGAENQRRLQLIGEMQSPLSVEAKRLAANRQLKPPKKDKGSAKNATSGSGGAKHRQAGNSGGKASKRTSLGLPPSVGAADGRRAVPPATLPHHRSPRMQPPSATSDLANPPAPLDTPPSAESGRGAPLSAALASVNHVCRTCMPFQQIVVDAQNTGSSTSPLCSGDGGTEGYMSPCDASLGASEDPFAAPPLTPRNYDARKSLSQYEASLRFTSSASDIFSTQSSMSAALVRSPHRSP comes from the coding sequence ATGCCAGATAAGGTGCTGGCCATCGTAGAGCAGCTCAGTCAGCAGAACCCCTTCTATGACCAGGAAGACTTGCCCGATCCCCCGCGGCCAAGCGAGACAGCCATCCCTCGCGATCGCCCTTCCGCAGAGCAAATTCCATTCATTCAGAAACAGATAAGCATTCTCAGCTACAACCACCTGCCTCGCACCTTCTTTTCCTTAGAGAAGCACCGCTCGCTGCAGAGCATCCTTTTCAcggcgaaggaggtgctggacgaGGCACTGCCCATCCGCTGCCTCGAGGCGACGTTTGTGGCGTTGCACTATACGCAAACACTCCACGACATCGACCgcattcccctctccttcaagTCGGAGGCGAAGGGAAACTTCTACCGCCACATCGTTCTCGTCCTCCGCACGCGCACCGCGCCGATCCTCTACGGTGCTCTCGGCCTTAGCCGCAAGTCGACGCTAATGTACAAGCCACTAGCGTATCGCTCCCTCTTTGATGTAGTGATGGACTACAAGCACGAGTACGAGGTTCTCGGGCACGATCTACTTGACATAAAGCTGGGCATCGCCATCACACACAATGAACACAGCCGCTGGGACCCGTGCTGGCGCTTTATTGCCCTCAGGCTTGACGACTATTGCGACGGTGCCAACGGGAGGTCACTGACGCGCTCGGCGGCATACCACCGCAAATCGACTTCACCAGGCACGCTGCAATCGCACACACCCAAGAGCACCACCCGCGTGGCCAacacctccccctttccctcaaACGGTGGCCAAACCGCGCTTCCGCTGCTCAACCAAGGCGCCTCTCGCGAAGAGACTTTCACGCACCGCTTGAATAGTGATGCGCCGTTAGAGATGTCGGCGAAAACACTGAGTGGTTCGCAcagcgaggcggtggagcaTGGATCCTCGGTACAGTTGCCTCCGCTAAGCACCGTCGGCTCCATCTTGCCGACAGAGCCGATTTCCAATGTGACCCCTTCGCTTCTGCGTTCGTTGAGCACGACAGACGCGACTGCTGAAACGTACGCGCCACTGGCACAACTGCTGAGCAACTACATGCGACTCTTGCCCACCATCAGCGAGCAGTACTACAAGGGCATCGCAACTCTggacaacagcaacagagcACTAAAGCTGTGCTTCATGGACCTCGACACCACGGAAAGTGACTCCGGTGCCGAGAACCAGAGacgcctgcagctcatcgGCGAGATGCAGTCCCCGCTGAGCGTGGAGGCAAAGCGGTTGGCTGCGAACCGACAGTTGAAGCCACCCAAGAAGGATAAAGGCAGCGCGAAGAACGCAACCAGCGGAAGTGGAGGTGCCAAACATCGACAGGcgggcaacagcggcggcaaagCGAGCAAGCGCACCTCCCTGGGATTGCCGCCCTCGGTAGGTGCGGCGGATGGCAGGAGGGCCGTCCCACCGGCAACGTTGCCCCACCACCGTTCCCCTCGGATGCAGCCTCCGTCGGCGACGTCAGATCTTGCGAACCCACCTGCGCCTCTCGATACACCTCCCTCTGCAGAGTCGGGACGTGGCGCGCCCCTCTCGGCTGCTTTGGCGAGCGTCAACCACGTCTGTCGTACGTGCATGCCCTTTCAGCAAATTGTGGTAGACGCGCAGAACACGGGAAGctcgacgtcgccgctgtgTAGCGGGGATGGTGGGACGGAGGGGTACATGAGCCCGTGCGATGCTAGTCTTGGCGCCTCTGAAGACCCCTttgctgcccctccccttacCCCGCGCAACTACGATGCGCGAAAGTCGCTCTCCCAGTATGAGGCGTCCCTCCGCTTTACATCGTCGGCAAGCGACATCTTTTCCACGCAGTCCTCGATGAGCGCTGCCCTTGTGCGCTCACCACACAGGTCACCCTAG